The window AATAACAGATAGATGCTCCAAAAAGAGTTTCTGAAAAGCATTTTAATGGCAATATTTAATTTTTAAAGCGTTTTGAAGTGTTTATTTTGTTATTTTTGTCCAGACCTTCACAAACGTCATTTCATTACTAAAATTTGCACGTTGACAAAAGCTAAGCAACATTTGTTGTGAAATAATATGATTTAGAACTATGGATTTCGACCTCATTGTTCCTTTTTCCCATGAAGTCCGACCTCGTTCTTTTTTTCCTGTGAAAATGAACTATGGATTTCCCGTAGGATTGGTTCCAGTGGAACACAATCCCGTGAATCTAACAACATCGCAGGGAAATTTCATGATGATCTAAATCCTACAAAAAATCCTATGCAAATCCTGCAAATCAAATGAGGCCTAAGTGCGTTCTAAATCACATTGCATTCATTTTTTGATACACACAACCTTTCATGTTAAGATAttccacatcatcaaaattgttGTATCCGTTAGATTTACTATAAATTGATCCACTGACATCCGTGTGATATATGCATGAGAATCATCTACTATGCAAAATGCATTATCACATTCTAATTTGGTTTATTGCATTTGACTGTGACATGCACAATTTTTCCTATTAAGATATTTTTTGCTCATGCAGAAATTTGACATAGTGAAAAGCATAAGGACTGATATTGTACACAATATTTGGAAGCTATATATTCAATTCTGTGGCAACGCACAATGGCTGAGACCTCCCTTGTTTAGCCAACAATTAGGATAAAAATATATCCTAATAAATATATAAATACAAACTAGTTAGGCATATTTTATAATCTTGTCTAGCTTGTTAGTTATATTTTTCTTTCTAGCACATAGTTTTAAACTCATGTTTTGATCAAAACTAACTTGGCACATTTTATTGTAACTTCATGTTTAGATCAAAACTAGGCGCAAAACTAAGTAAAGAAGATGCTAGAGTGCTCATGTGATTCATCTCTATGCCCACACGAACACACGAGCGTGAGTACTCCTTCAAGATTCCGCTCCCGTGTTCAAATGCATTCTTTTGAACATTTTAAAAAAATATTAAATTCTTTTAAAAATTTCTGACCATTTTACAGAAAATTTGTCCacctattttttgtttttttgcggTACAGAAAAATTTGTCTACCTATTTTTTGTTGACCAAAGGAAAAATATGTAGAGTAAATTTTTGTGAAGAATAACATTTCTAATGCTCTGAGCAAAAAAGATAGATGCTGCAAAAATAGTATATCTGAAAGCATTTTTAATTACAATTTTTTAGAGCGTTTTGAAGTGATGATTTTATTAGTCTTGCCTAGATTTTATGAATGTGATTTCATCACTAAAATTTGCACGCTAACAAAAAGACTAAGCAATGTTTGCCGTAAAAAAAAAACTaattttttatttgattttttatttttttttccaGTTTAGTGTTGTGCATTTGAGCTCGAAACTAGAAGAACCTTCCGCTAGAAACGAGACACTGTTCGTGCTGCCATATCCGCATGGTCACCGACCTAAGCTGTCCTTGGTTTCTACGGGTTGCCCGGCCACGTACCCTGATCCGTGGCAGAGCGCTCGGGTGCCTTCGCCATGGCGGCTTGGCACGTGGACACGATCTCACGTGAGCCGCCCTCGTGTCCTCTCGCCGCTCAGTTCCTTCGCGCCCGATGAGACCCCGCCGCTCTTCGCAGCTCTCTATATCCTCTCTGCCCCGCACGTGTCGCCTTGTCATGCTCCGTACGCCGCGTCGACCTCGACCGACCCCCGACAAGCCGCCGCTCAGCGGCACCATTTTAAGCGGACCTCGCCGCGGTCGTCTGCCAATCAAGAAAGAACTGGCAAAGCCACTCGCTCACCAGACAGCAGTCACCACGTCCAGCTCAGACACCAGCTTCCGAGCACGCACTCGATCGCGCCTGCCTCGCTGAGCCACTGACAATGGCGTCGCAGCAGCAGAGCAGGAAGGAGGCCGCGTCGAAGCGGGAGGAAGGCGGCCAGGGCGGCGTCAGCCTGGAGGAGATCGGCAAGTTCCGCGCGGAGGCGCAGCAGAACTCGGCGGACGCCATCCGCGCCGCCCAGGAGCGGTACAACCAGAACCTGCAGCACGGCGGCGGCGCCAGGGGGGCGGTGACCGTCACCCAGGCGCCCGGCGCCACGGTGGTCTCCTACCAGGAGCACAAGGCCCTTCCCGAGGGCGCCCAGCAGGGCCGCACGGCGCACGGGCACGGCGCCAACGCGCCGGCAGGGGGCACGACGGCGTCGTCTCGGAGCACCGAGAAGCAGCACGCGGCGAAGCACGAGGAGGGACGTGGGCATGGCACGGCCCACAAGGAGCAGAAGGGCTCGGCAGCGGTCACCCGCGCCGCCGAGGGCGGCCACGACAAGCAGGGCAAAGAGAGCGCCGCGCGCGGCACCGTGGCGTCATCTCGGGGGGCTGAGAAGCAGCACCACACGAAGCAGGAGGAGGGCCGTGGGCATGGCACGGGCCACAAGGAGCAGAAGGGCTCGGCGGCGGTGACCCACGCCACCGAGGACAGGGGCAAAGAGGGCGACTCTCCGCGCAGCGCCAAGGACGCGGCCATGCACGCGCTCGGCATCACTGGAGACCAAACGGTGGCCAAGGGCGCCGGAACCAAGGATGCCGGTGCGCATGGCGCACAGGTCCGTGGGCATGATACGGGCCACAAGGAGCAGAAGGGCTCAGACTCTGCCGCGCGCACCCTCGGCTCCACTGGAGACTACGCTGCGGCCAAGGGAGCCCAAGCCAAGGACGCCGGTGCGCATGGCGCGCAGGTCGCCGCGGGCGAGACCAAGGAAGCCACGGCTACCGCCGCCGAGTACGCAAAGCAGGCGGCAGCAAAGGCGAAGGAGGTCACGCTCACCACGGGCGAGATGACGGCGGAGTACGCGAAGCAGGCCGCCGTGAAGGCCAAGGACGTCACGGTGAGCACAGGCGGGACAGCAGCGGAGTACGCCAAGACGGCCGCCGAGAAGGCGAGGGACGCCGCGTTGGCGGCCGGCAAGACGACGGCCGAGTACACGCACCAGGCGGCGGTGAAGGGCAAGG is drawn from Aegilops tauschii subsp. strangulata cultivar AL8/78 chromosome 1, Aet v6.0, whole genome shotgun sequence and contains these coding sequences:
- the LOC109782114 gene encoding uncharacterized protein, encoding MASQQQSRKEAASKREEGGQGGVSLEEIGKFRAEAQQNSADAIRAAQERYNQNLQHGGGARGAVTVTQAPGATVVSYQEHKALPEGAQQGRTAHGHGANAPAGGTTASSRSTEKQHAAKHEEGRGHGTAHKEQKGSAAVTRAAEGGHDKQGKESAARGTVASSRGAEKQHHTKQEEGRGHGTGHKEQKGSAAVTHATEDRGKEGDSPRSAKDAAMHALGITGDQTVAKGAGTKDAGAHGAQVRGHDTGHKEQKGSDSAARTLGSTGDYAAAKGAQAKDAGAHGAQVAAGETKEATATAAEYAKQAAAKAKEVTLTTGEMTAEYAKQAAVKAKDVTVSTGGTAAEYAKTAAEKARDAALAAGKTTAEYTHQAAVKGKDVTVSTGGTAAEYAKTAAEKAKDTALAAGKTTAGYTQQAAVKTKDVTLSTAAQAAQKAKEVTAVTAQKVAEYTKEMAEQGKNAAAQAEEKAKEAAARAADKAEEPSFDTGTQAKDKAKGSAAGAVDKTRDTAAQTMDKANDVTGDTGNRTGSMAAQVKDTTGAMAQKASGTAAYIKDSVMGAAGGTADKTRDTTEQTMGRAKDATGDTGDRTGSMAAQVKDATGAMAQKAGDTAAYIKDSVTGAVGGAVDKTRDATSQVAQKTGEATNRAVETGKSATGGGTTKAKGEGTEDTKIVEDVLEVVGATVEAVGATVTGLAQHTKGIVAGEEELIPVEGEAGKVAGAGEGREKSE